Proteins from one Chloroflexota bacterium genomic window:
- a CDS encoding LysM peptidoglycan-binding domain-containing protein — protein sequence MSQIMLTHQGRDKTEMRAVVRGLFLVAVILAGFGLALGTASGQGRVPWSVYTVGWGDTLDAIAETYGTTAASLAQANGIAPDAPLPVGRRLLVPGPSLRAATPSHWATRVVGPGETLAAVACRYHVSPWQILVANHLNPNRSLAQGAKLLIPTKPSRPAATLPAPTRRPGQQTFRYAANVQLLGQEHRAVLQGIRGIGFDWLRQEVRWGAIEWQQGQYDWSELDRLVADASEAGVKVLLQVGGFPREAPPSPREGLTLTADEMQRYADLLGRTAARYRGQVQAYEIWDAPNATPAWGGSGIMPAADYVRLLILAHAAVKAADPQAIVVTAALMPTGSHNPHEAIEPEVYLGQMYQAGAKGHFDALGAQSWGYNNPPADDPTRSTADTTTYKGDWHLYFRSFELLYPVMQKYGDGAKQIWLVKFGWPSSNTVIPGREYAADNTEREQALYLAEAYAIGRARPYMGLMAFWNFNFAPQVAADDIRAAYSIVNRDYTARLAMETLAIMPK from the coding sequence ATGAGTCAGATTATGTTGACCCACCAGGGACGAGACAAAACCGAGATGCGAGCAGTCGTGAGGGGGCTATTCCTCGTAGCCGTGATCCTCGCAGGCTTCGGCCTGGCTTTGGGCACGGCCAGTGGCCAGGGCCGCGTACCCTGGAGCGTGTACACCGTCGGCTGGGGCGACACGCTGGATGCCATCGCCGAAACGTACGGCACCACCGCCGCGTCCCTCGCCCAGGCCAACGGCATCGCCCCGGACGCGCCTTTGCCCGTAGGCCGGCGGCTGCTCGTCCCAGGCCCCTCCCTGCGCGCCGCCACGCCAAGCCATTGGGCCACCCGCGTCGTTGGCCCAGGCGAGACGCTTGCCGCCGTCGCGTGCAGGTATCACGTGTCGCCCTGGCAAATCCTGGTGGCCAACCATCTGAACCCGAATCGTTCCCTCGCCCAGGGCGCCAAATTGCTCATCCCTACGAAGCCCTCCCGACCGGCGGCCACCCTGCCCGCGCCTACCCGCAGGCCCGGCCAACAGACCTTCCGCTATGCCGCCAACGTGCAGTTGCTCGGCCAGGAGCACAGGGCCGTCCTGCAGGGCATCCGCGGCATAGGCTTTGACTGGCTCCGCCAGGAAGTCCGCTGGGGAGCCATTGAGTGGCAGCAGGGCCAGTACGACTGGAGCGAACTGGACCGCCTGGTCGCCGACGCCTCCGAAGCGGGGGTCAAGGTGCTGCTCCAGGTCGGCGGATTCCCGCGCGAGGCCCCGCCAAGTCCGCGCGAGGGCCTGACGCTGACCGCCGACGAGATGCAGCGTTACGCCGACCTCCTGGGGCGCACGGCGGCCCGCTATCGTGGCCAGGTGCAGGCCTACGAGATTTGGGATGCGCCGAACGCGACGCCGGCATGGGGCGGAAGCGGCATCATGCCCGCCGCCGACTACGTGCGCCTGCTCATCCTGGCCCACGCGGCGGTGAAAGCCGCCGACCCCCAGGCCATCGTGGTAACGGCGGCGCTCATGCCCACCGGCTCCCACAACCCTCACGAGGCCATTGAACCCGAGGTGTACCTGGGCCAGATGTACCAGGCCGGTGCCAAAGGGCATTTTGACGCGCTGGGAGCGCAGTCGTGGGGATACAACAATCCGCCCGCCGACGACCCCACCCGCAGCACCGCCGACACCACGACGTACAAGGGCGACTGGCATCTCTACTTCCGAAGTTTTGAACTCTTGTATCCCGTCATGCAAAAGTATGGAGACGGCGCAAAGCAGATTTGGCTGGTGAAATTCGGGTGGCCCAGCAGCAACACCGTCATCCCGGGCCGCGAGTACGCCGCCGACAACACGGAGCGGGAGCAGGCGCTCTACCTCGCGGAGGCCTATGCCATCGGGCGCGCGAGACCCTACATGGGCCTGATGGCCTTCTGGAACTTCAACTTCGCGCCGCAGGTAGCCGCCGATGACATCCGCGCCGCCTACAGCATCGTGAACCGCGACTACACCGCGCGGCTCGCCATGGAGA